In Streptomyces sp. P3, one DNA window encodes the following:
- a CDS encoding isopenicillin N synthase family oxygenase, producing the protein MSGPAARRSPRIPTIDLRPWLDGDPGTRAAIARTVDEALQTAGFLLVTGHGVDPVLRHRVREAARAFFTLPAEAKQPYAAKVGGRGWLGPGAEANGYAEGTETPPDLKESLTFATREPFDDPVINAEWYAPNVWPAQTPQLRALCEEYLERMADLEKELLSLLGEALGLEPDFFSRHMDHPTYGFNINWYPGTDVVGEPQPGQFRIGPHTDFGTVTILDRQVGKGGLQVWTDAGGWEDAPFDPAAFTVNVGDLLARWTGDRWRSGRHRVLPPPADEPSEELMSLVYFGECTPGTLVESVPAPVGRVAYEPVDSHVYLREKLDSITVG; encoded by the coding sequence CTGAGCGGCCCCGCCGCACGGCGGAGTCCGCGCATCCCCACCATCGACCTGCGGCCCTGGCTGGACGGCGACCCCGGCACCCGCGCCGCGATCGCCCGCACCGTCGACGAGGCCCTGCAGACCGCGGGCTTCCTGCTGGTCACCGGTCACGGCGTCGACCCCGTGCTGCGCCACCGCGTCCGGGAGGCAGCCCGCGCGTTCTTCACCCTTCCCGCCGAGGCGAAGCAGCCGTACGCGGCGAAGGTCGGCGGCCGCGGCTGGCTGGGACCCGGCGCAGAGGCCAACGGCTACGCGGAGGGCACCGAGACGCCCCCCGACCTCAAGGAGTCCCTGACCTTCGCCACCCGTGAGCCCTTCGACGACCCGGTGATCAACGCCGAGTGGTACGCGCCGAACGTCTGGCCCGCGCAGACACCGCAGCTCCGGGCGCTGTGCGAGGAGTACCTGGAGCGGATGGCCGACCTGGAGAAGGAACTGCTGTCCCTGCTCGGCGAGGCCCTCGGCCTCGAACCGGACTTCTTCTCCCGCCACATGGACCATCCCACCTACGGCTTCAACATCAACTGGTACCCGGGGACCGACGTCGTCGGCGAGCCGCAGCCCGGTCAGTTCCGCATCGGCCCGCACACCGACTTCGGCACCGTCACGATCCTCGACCGGCAGGTCGGCAAGGGCGGGCTCCAGGTCTGGACGGACGCCGGCGGCTGGGAGGACGCGCCCTTCGACCCGGCCGCCTTCACCGTCAACGTCGGTGATCTGCTGGCCCGTTGGACCGGCGACCGATGGCGCTCCGGGCGGCACCGGGTCCTGCCGCCCCCGGCCGACGAGCCATCCGAGGAGCTGATGTCCCTCGTCTACTTCGGCGAGTGCACCCCGGGGACGCTCGTGGAGTCGGTGCCCGCGCCGGTCGGCAGGGTGGCGTACGAGCCGGTCGACTCGCATGTCTACCTGCGCGAGAAGCTGGACTCGATCACCGTCGGCTGA
- a CDS encoding nucleoside deaminase produces MDHLLDRPTARTWLATAVAEARAGLAEGGIPVGAALYGPDGTLLGRGHNRRVQDDDPSVHAETAAFRAAGRQRSYRGTTMVTTLSPCWYCSGLVRQFGISRVVVGETTTFRGGHDWLAEHGVQIVLLDDAECVAMMRDFVERNPALWNEDIGE; encoded by the coding sequence ATGGATCACCTTCTGGATCGGCCGACCGCCCGGACCTGGCTGGCCACCGCCGTCGCCGAGGCGCGGGCCGGACTCGCCGAGGGCGGCATCCCCGTCGGCGCGGCACTGTACGGCCCGGACGGCACGCTTCTCGGCCGCGGCCACAACCGCCGCGTCCAGGACGACGACCCCTCCGTGCACGCCGAGACGGCAGCCTTCCGCGCGGCGGGCCGGCAGCGGTCGTACCGCGGCACGACGATGGTGACGACCCTCTCCCCGTGCTGGTACTGCTCCGGTCTGGTCCGCCAGTTCGGCATCTCCCGGGTGGTCGTCGGAGAGACGACGACCTTCCGGGGCGGCCACGACTGGCTGGCGGAGCACGGCGTGCAGATCGTGCTGCTGGACGACGCCGAGTGCGTCGCGATGATGCGCGACTTCGTCGAGAGGAACCCGGCCCTGTGGAACGAGGACATCGGTGAATGA
- the ccsB gene encoding c-type cytochrome biogenesis protein CcsB, with protein MTLAAATELAAATNEHLASISNTLIYSSMAVYTLAFFAYIAEWLLGSRSKVGRTAAALTAQQGAKTKAKGPAVTVTKGGSTAVLERPQVVVRSAAGARDVPDGPGAHGGDEQGDMYGRIAISLTVLAFLVEVGGVIARAASVQRAPWGNMYEFNITFSTVAVGVYLGLLALKKNVRWLGLFLITTVLLDLGLAVTVLYTASDQLVPALHSYWLYIHVSTAIFCGAVFYVGAVATILYLFKDSYENKLATGGKPGRFANSVLDRLPASASLDKFAYRVNAAVFPLWTFTIIAGAIWAGDAWGRYWGWDPKETWSFITWVAYACYLHARATAGWKGRKAAYLALLAFGCWLFNYYGVNIFISGKHSYAEVKTLGALTGITF; from the coding sequence GTGACTCTCGCCGCCGCGACCGAGTTGGCCGCCGCCACCAACGAACATCTCGCGAGCATCAGCAACACGCTGATCTACTCGTCGATGGCCGTCTACACCCTGGCCTTCTTCGCGTACATCGCCGAATGGCTCCTCGGCAGCCGCAGCAAGGTCGGCCGGACCGCCGCCGCGCTCACCGCCCAGCAGGGCGCGAAGACGAAGGCGAAGGGGCCGGCCGTCACCGTGACGAAGGGCGGCTCCACCGCCGTCCTGGAGCGGCCGCAGGTCGTGGTGCGTTCCGCGGCCGGCGCGCGTGACGTGCCCGACGGGCCGGGCGCGCACGGCGGCGACGAGCAGGGCGACATGTACGGCCGCATCGCCATCTCCCTCACGGTGCTCGCCTTCCTGGTCGAGGTGGGCGGCGTGATCGCCCGTGCGGCCTCGGTGCAGCGGGCGCCGTGGGGCAACATGTACGAGTTCAACATCACCTTCTCCACGGTGGCCGTCGGCGTGTACCTCGGCCTGCTCGCGCTGAAGAAGAACGTGCGCTGGCTCGGCCTGTTCCTGATCACCACGGTCCTGCTGGACCTCGGCCTCGCGGTGACGGTCCTCTACACGGCGAGCGACCAGCTGGTCCCCGCCCTGCACTCGTACTGGCTGTACATCCACGTCTCCACCGCGATCTTCTGCGGCGCGGTGTTCTACGTCGGCGCGGTCGCCACGATCCTGTACCTGTTCAAGGACTCCTACGAGAACAAGCTCGCGACCGGCGGCAAGCCGGGCAGGTTCGCGAACTCGGTCCTGGACCGGCTCCCCGCCTCCGCCTCCCTCGACAAGTTCGCCTACCGCGTGAACGCCGCCGTCTTCCCGCTGTGGACGTTCACGATCATCGCGGGCGCGATCTGGGCGGGCGACGCGTGGGGCCGCTACTGGGGCTGGGACCCCAAGGAGACCTGGTCGTTCATCACCTGGGTCGCGTACGCCTGCTACCTGCACGCCCGCGCCACCGCCGGCTGGAAGGGCCGCAAGGCCGCCTACCTGGCGCTGCTCGCCTTCGGCTGCTGGCTGTTCAACTACTACGGCGTCAACATCTTCATCTCCGGCAAGCACTCCTACGCCGAGGTGAAGACCCTCGGCGCGCTTACCGGCATCACCTTCTGA
- a CDS encoding cytochrome c biogenesis protein ResB, whose translation MSKSTANAGPGETPAAAEEQDLGAAGSQLSTAPADSLANMPGLGVVGWARWFWRQLTSMRVALLLLLLLALGAIPGSLIPQSGNDETKVADFRRAHESLAVVYDRLGLFHVYSSVWFSAIYLLLFVSLVGCIVPRTWQFVGQLRGRPPGAPRTLTRLPAYTTWRTRAEPEEVREAALALLRKRRFRAHPAGDAVAAEKGYLREVGNLAFHIALIVMLVAFAWGQLFKSEGNKLLVEGSAGFSNTLISYDDFKSGNLFDTDDLNPFSFTLDKFTGTYETSGPNTGTPRTYQAALTYSVGAYGKDEKTVVKVNHPLEIDDSKVYLTAHGYAPVITVRDGKGKIVFQDAVPLLPLDSNVTSSGVIKVLDGYRNARGVSEQLGISAFFLPTYTPGSETASTFPSLRNPVLNLTPYHGYLGVNSGIPQSVYQLDKAHMKGFKDSKNAQLRENLKPGETMTLPGGAGTVTYDGTRQWANFQVTQQPGSGWALGGAITAIFGLAASLFIQRRRVWVRAVRGADGVTVVEMAGLGRSESAKVPEELGALAATLYDQAPGAPDPADDSPESTDPHVVPAEKGAEQ comes from the coding sequence ATGAGCAAGAGCACGGCCAACGCCGGCCCCGGTGAGACGCCGGCCGCCGCCGAGGAGCAGGACCTCGGCGCAGCCGGCTCCCAGCTGTCGACCGCGCCCGCGGACTCGCTCGCGAACATGCCCGGCCTGGGCGTCGTCGGCTGGGCCCGCTGGTTCTGGCGTCAGCTCACCTCCATGCGGGTCGCCCTGCTGCTTCTGCTGCTGCTCGCGCTCGGGGCGATCCCCGGCTCGCTGATCCCGCAGTCCGGCAACGACGAGACGAAGGTCGCCGACTTCCGCCGGGCCCACGAGAGCCTCGCCGTCGTCTACGACCGGCTCGGCCTCTTCCACGTCTACAGCTCGGTGTGGTTCTCCGCGATCTACCTCCTGCTGTTCGTCTCCCTCGTCGGCTGCATCGTGCCCCGCACCTGGCAGTTCGTGGGCCAGCTGCGCGGCCGCCCGCCGGGGGCGCCGAGGACCCTCACCCGGCTGCCGGCCTACACGACCTGGCGTACGCGGGCCGAGCCGGAAGAGGTGCGCGAGGCCGCGCTGGCACTCCTGCGCAAGCGCCGCTTCCGCGCCCACCCGGCAGGGGACGCCGTCGCCGCGGAGAAGGGCTATCTGCGCGAGGTCGGCAATCTCGCCTTCCACATCGCCCTCATCGTCATGCTGGTCGCCTTCGCCTGGGGCCAGCTCTTCAAGTCCGAGGGCAACAAGCTCCTCGTCGAGGGCAGCGCAGGGTTCTCCAACACCCTCATCTCCTACGACGACTTCAAGTCCGGCAACCTCTTCGACACCGACGACCTGAACCCGTTCAGCTTCACCCTGGACAAGTTCACCGGCACCTACGAGACGTCGGGCCCCAACACCGGCACCCCGCGCACCTACCAGGCCGCCCTCACCTACAGCGTGGGCGCGTACGGCAAGGACGAGAAGACCGTCGTCAAGGTCAACCACCCGCTGGAGATCGACGACTCGAAGGTCTACCTCACCGCCCACGGCTACGCCCCGGTGATCACCGTCCGCGACGGCAAGGGCAAGATCGTCTTCCAGGACGCCGTCCCGCTGCTGCCGCTCGACTCCAACGTCACCTCGTCGGGTGTGATCAAGGTCCTCGACGGCTACCGGAACGCCCGGGGCGTCAGCGAGCAGCTGGGCATCTCGGCGTTCTTCCTGCCGACGTACACGCCGGGCAGCGAGACCGCCTCCACGTTCCCCTCGCTGCGCAACCCGGTGCTGAACCTGACGCCCTACCACGGCTACCTCGGCGTCAACTCGGGCATCCCGCAGAGCGTGTACCAGCTCGACAAGGCCCATATGAAGGGCTTCAAGGACTCCAAGAACGCGCAGCTGCGCGAGAACCTCAAGCCCGGCGAGACCATGACCCTCCCCGGTGGGGCGGGCACGGTCACCTACGACGGCACCCGCCAGTGGGCCAACTTCCAGGTCACCCAGCAGCCGGGCAGCGGCTGGGCGCTGGGCGGCGCGATCACCGCGATCTTCGGGCTCGCCGCCTCCCTGTTCATCCAGCGCCGCCGGGTGTGGGTGCGGGCCGTACGGGGAGCCGACGGGGTGACGGTCGTCGAGATGGCCGGCCTCGGCCGCAGCGAGTCCGCCAAGGTGCCCGAGGAGCTCGGCGCTCTCGCCGCGACCCTGTACGACCAGGCCCCCGGGGCGCCCGACCCCGCGGACGACTCACCCGAATCCACCGACCCCCATGTCGTACCCGCCGAAAAAGGGGCTGAGCAGTGA
- a CDS encoding cytochrome c biogenesis CcdA family protein: MSGALLLALPLALLGGLVSFFSPCVLPLVPGYLSYVTGVTGTDLAEARRGRMVAGASLFVLGFTAVFVSGGALFGYFGQTLQENQGVLSKVLGVLMILMGVFFMGLMPWMTQREFRFHRRPAAGLVGAPFLGALFGIGWTPCIGPTLASVIALSSQQGSAGRGAILTVAYCLGLGVPFVLAAVAFRKALGAFGWVKRHYVWVMRVGGIMMIVTGLLLLTGAWDRIVQDMQSWSAGFTVGI; encoded by the coding sequence ATGAGCGGCGCCCTGCTGCTCGCCCTGCCGCTGGCCCTGCTCGGCGGTCTCGTCTCCTTCTTCTCGCCCTGCGTCCTGCCGCTCGTACCGGGCTATCTCTCCTATGTCACCGGCGTGACCGGTACCGACCTCGCCGAGGCCCGGCGGGGACGGATGGTCGCCGGCGCCTCCCTGTTCGTCCTCGGCTTCACCGCCGTGTTCGTCTCCGGCGGGGCCCTGTTCGGCTACTTCGGCCAGACGCTCCAGGAGAACCAGGGCGTCCTGTCCAAGGTGCTGGGCGTGCTCATGATCCTCATGGGTGTCTTCTTCATGGGCCTGATGCCCTGGATGACGCAGCGGGAGTTCCGCTTCCACCGCAGGCCCGCCGCGGGGCTCGTCGGCGCCCCCTTCCTCGGCGCGCTGTTCGGCATCGGGTGGACCCCCTGCATCGGTCCGACCCTCGCCTCCGTCATCGCCCTCTCCTCCCAGCAGGGGAGCGCGGGCCGCGGTGCCATACTGACCGTCGCCTACTGTCTCGGCCTCGGCGTGCCGTTCGTGCTCGCCGCGGTCGCCTTCCGCAAGGCGCTCGGCGCCTTCGGCTGGGTCAAGCGCCACTACGTCTGGGTGATGCGCGTGGGCGGCATCATGATGATCGTGACCGGTCTGCTGCTGCTGACCGGTGCGTGGGACCGCATCGTGCAGGACATGCAGTCCTGGTCCGCCGGCTTCACTGTGGGGATCTGA
- a CDS encoding TlpA disulfide reductase family protein: protein MSAAWIRPRRPAVLGAGAVVAALLLSACGSGGTSGGGGGTNFVLGKDGISTAEKGQRAQVPDLSGETVAGKQLDIASFKGKIVVLNVWGSWCAPCRAEAPNFEKVSKDLQGRGVQFVGINVADPQVRSALAFEEQYGVTYPSLYDPSSKLILRFRKGTLNPQAIPSTLVVDREGKIAARSLAALSEEKLRKMIAPILAEK, encoded by the coding sequence ATGAGTGCCGCATGGATCCGTCCGCGCCGCCCCGCAGTCCTCGGCGCGGGTGCCGTCGTCGCCGCGTTGCTGCTGTCCGCCTGCGGCTCCGGCGGCACCTCGGGCGGGGGCGGCGGCACCAACTTCGTCCTCGGCAAGGACGGCATCTCCACCGCCGAGAAGGGGCAGCGGGCGCAGGTCCCCGACCTGTCGGGTGAGACCGTCGCGGGCAAGCAGCTGGACATCGCGTCCTTCAAGGGCAAGATCGTCGTCCTGAACGTGTGGGGCTCCTGGTGTGCTCCGTGCCGCGCCGAGGCGCCCAACTTCGAGAAGGTCTCCAAGGACCTGCAGGGCAGGGGCGTGCAGTTCGTCGGCATCAACGTCGCCGACCCCCAGGTGCGCAGCGCCCTCGCCTTCGAGGAGCAGTACGGCGTCACCTACCCCAGCCTGTACGACCCCAGCAGCAAGCTGATCCTCCGCTTCCGCAAGGGCACGCTCAACCCGCAGGCCATCCCCTCCACGCTCGTCGTCGACCGGGAGGGGAAGATCGCCGCCCGCTCGCTGGCGGCGCTCAGCGAGGAGAAGCTGCGCAAGATGATCGCCCCGATCCTCGCGGAGAAGTGA